One region of Chlorobiota bacterium genomic DNA includes:
- the glgA gene encoding glycogen synthase GlgA — protein MNVCFVASEVVPYAKTGGLADVSGALPKYLARYGCDVRVFLPLYNMVETQKYNLRPVDSMQRIGLQFGGRWIHFSVWGGMLPDSNARVFLIDCPELYHRGSVYTDSADEYLRFALLSKAAIECCQRMGFAPDIMHCNDWQTGLIPLMLKTLYSWDRLFSRTRTVLTLHNVAYQGVFSASTIDVVGMGEYRLRFDNDDLRYGIVNWMKTGIFYADAITTVSKTYAKEIRTAEGGAGLDHFLRQRGGAVVGIVNGVDYNEWSPEKDTFIKYNYSINDLSGKEASKQDLLHRVNLTYDPQAPVLGIVSRLTDQKGFDLMFDTIDQVLSRRNIRLVVLGSGDERYEKFFSGVQARHRGKVCYYKGYSNELAHLIEAGADIFLMPSRFEPCGLNQIYSLRYGTVPVVRKTGGLADTVQQFDPTTGNGTGFVFRRFSPKELYWAIEFAIHTWHNRPVWRQIMRNGMKKNYSWEAQVQQYLRLYLRLTS, from the coding sequence ATGAACGTCTGCTTCGTTGCTTCCGAAGTCGTCCCCTACGCAAAAACCGGCGGCCTTGCCGATGTCTCCGGTGCCCTTCCAAAATATCTGGCGCGCTACGGCTGCGATGTCCGCGTCTTCCTTCCGCTGTACAACATGGTGGAGACGCAGAAATACAACCTGCGTCCCGTGGATTCGATGCAGCGGATCGGGCTGCAATTTGGCGGGCGTTGGATCCATTTCTCGGTGTGGGGGGGGATGCTTCCCGACAGCAACGCCAGGGTCTTCCTGATTGATTGCCCCGAACTGTACCACCGTGGCTCGGTCTATACCGACTCCGCCGACGAATACCTCCGTTTCGCGCTTCTTTCCAAAGCTGCCATCGAGTGCTGCCAGCGGATGGGGTTCGCCCCCGACATCATGCACTGCAACGACTGGCAAACCGGGCTTATCCCGCTGATGCTGAAAACCTTGTACTCCTGGGATCGCCTGTTCAGCCGCACCCGCACGGTGCTGACGTTGCACAACGTGGCCTACCAAGGGGTGTTTTCCGCAAGCACGATTGATGTTGTGGGGATGGGGGAGTACCGCCTCCGGTTCGACAACGACGACCTTCGCTACGGCATCGTCAATTGGATGAAAACGGGGATTTTCTACGCCGATGCCATCACCACGGTCAGCAAAACCTACGCCAAGGAGATCAGAACAGCAGAAGGGGGGGCGGGGCTGGATCACTTCCTGCGGCAGCGTGGCGGGGCGGTGGTCGGGATCGTCAACGGGGTGGATTACAACGAATGGAGCCCCGAGAAAGACACGTTCATCAAATACAACTACTCCATCAACGACCTGAGCGGGAAAGAAGCCAGCAAGCAGGACCTTCTGCACCGGGTGAACCTTACGTACGACCCCCAGGCTCCGGTCCTCGGGATCGTCTCGCGGCTGACCGACCAAAAAGGGTTCGATCTGATGTTCGACACGATTGACCAAGTGCTTTCGCGGCGGAACATCCGGCTGGTGGTGTTGGGAAGCGGGGATGAGCGATATGAGAAATTTTTCAGCGGGGTCCAAGCTCGCCACCGGGGGAAGGTCTGCTACTACAAGGGATACAGTAACGAACTGGCGCATTTGATTGAGGCCGGAGCGGATATTTTCCTGATGCCTTCACGGTTCGAGCCGTGCGGACTCAACCAGATTTACAGCCTTCGCTACGGCACGGTTCCGGTGGTTCGGAAAACCGGCGGCCTTGCCGATACCGTCCAGCAGTTCGACCCAACCACCGGAAACGGCACGGGGTTCGTCTTCCGGCGGTTCTCACCGAAGGAGCTTTACTGGGCCATTGAGTTCGCAATCCACACGTGGCACAACCGCCCGGTGTGGCGGCAAATCATGCGGAATGGCATGAAGAAGAACTATTCGTGGGAGGCACAGGTGCAGCAGTACCTGCGGCTATATCTGCGATTGACATCATAG
- a CDS encoding thiopurine S-methyltransferase → MEPSFWEARWRKNQIGFHLSEANPLLKEYLPALRLELGNSVFMPMCGKSLDILYLRDQGFCVVGVELSELAVRAFFSENELAFTESQNGRFLRFESDGITILCGDIFHLRKDHLAGTSASFDRAALFAFPPEMRRRYVEHFNNIYPPLFKTLLVTVEYPQHEMSGPPFSLEEAEVRELFSNWKDVELLHTADVLSGNAHLRERGITALQEKVFLLRKGDSLP, encoded by the coding sequence ATGGAACCATCATTTTGGGAAGCTCGGTGGCGGAAAAATCAAATTGGATTTCACCTGTCCGAAGCAAATCCGTTGTTGAAGGAATATCTGCCCGCCTTGCGCCTGGAATTGGGTAATTCGGTGTTTATGCCGATGTGCGGCAAATCGTTGGACATACTCTATCTGCGCGATCAAGGCTTCTGCGTGGTTGGGGTCGAGCTAAGCGAACTTGCTGTTCGAGCATTTTTTTCCGAGAACGAACTCGCGTTCACCGAATCGCAAAATGGCCGTTTTTTGCGGTTTGAATCGGACGGAATCACCATTCTTTGCGGCGATATTTTTCACTTGCGCAAGGATCACCTTGCCGGCACTTCGGCCAGTTTCGACCGTGCAGCGTTGTTCGCCTTCCCGCCAGAAATGCGCCGCCGATACGTTGAGCATTTCAACAACATCTATCCGCCATTGTTCAAGACGCTGCTGGTAACGGTGGAGTATCCGCAGCACGAAATGTCGGGACCACCTTTTTCGCTTGAAGAGGCCGAGGTGCGGGAATTATTCAGCAATTGGAAGGACGTTGAATTGCTCCACACTGCCGATGTTTTGTCGGGAAATGCACACCTGCGCGAGCGGGGAATAACCGCCTTGCAGGAAAAAGTTTTTCTGCTTCGGAAAGGAGATTCCCTGCCATGA
- a CDS encoding universal stress protein produces MKIIIAYDGSQCSRDTLAELDRAGLPSEGVEAMVVTVAEMGFSAGKLGAGVSAGRMQQAMELAHSTAKEAAEYLRQRFPAWTVETEESGGSPTGAIIHCSRRWNADLIIIGSHGRSLLGRMFMGSVSQSVMSEADCSVRVARGRASFSKETRLLLAVDGSSHSLDVAAAVTSRKWRVGTEARVIAAVEPIFEAMAPPVVPEISVWDATEGLSTEAHLQRTVEVLQQRLQQAGLVASAVVGYEDPKQMILQEAEGWGADCIFMGARGLNPIDRLLLGSVSRAVVPRAHCSVEVVRKRATAALLV; encoded by the coding sequence ATGAAGATTATCATTGCCTACGACGGCTCGCAATGTTCACGCGATACGTTGGCTGAGTTAGACCGTGCAGGGCTTCCATCGGAGGGGGTGGAAGCGATGGTTGTAACCGTTGCCGAGATGGGGTTCTCGGCGGGAAAATTGGGGGCTGGCGTTTCCGCCGGACGGATGCAGCAGGCAATGGAGCTTGCACACTCCACAGCCAAGGAAGCGGCGGAATACTTGCGGCAACGCTTTCCGGCATGGACCGTGGAAACCGAGGAGTCGGGAGGGTCGCCGACTGGGGCCATTATTCACTGCTCGCGCCGGTGGAATGCTGATCTTATCATCATCGGTTCACACGGGCGTTCGTTGCTTGGCAGAATGTTTATGGGGAGCGTTTCGCAATCGGTGATGTCGGAAGCGGATTGCTCGGTGCGGGTTGCCCGTGGGCGCGCATCGTTTAGCAAGGAAACTCGATTGCTTCTTGCTGTTGATGGTTCTTCTCATTCATTAGATGTTGCCGCTGCGGTTACTTCACGGAAATGGAGGGTTGGGACCGAAGCACGGGTTATTGCTGCTGTCGAACCGATCTTTGAAGCCATGGCTCCCCCGGTTGTTCCCGAAATTTCGGTGTGGGACGCTACGGAAGGATTATCCACCGAAGCCCATCTGCAACGCACCGTGGAGGTGCTCCAACAGCGATTGCAGCAAGCCGGGCTGGTGGCCTCGGCAGTGGTTGGATATGAGGATCCAAAACAGATGATCCTTCAAGAAGCGGAGGGGTGGGGGGCTGATTGCATCTTTATGGGTGCGCGAGGGCTGAACCCGATAGACCGATTGCTGCTGGGGAGCGTCTCGCGTGCGGTTGTTCCCCGTGCACATTGCAGCGTGGAGGTGGTGCGGAAACGGGCAACGGCGGCCTTGCTTGTGTAA
- a CDS encoding universal stress protein, which yields MKILIAYDGSADAERAIAGLQRAGLPTEAEAIIISVIEPWHNAPEFDCTLQALPMLQQAFPKWEAHAELRRGTPSREVLLFAQEWKPDLIVLGSQGLSRRPDLAIGSVSQQILTAAATSVRVVKGEVRDSDYPVRLLLAVDGSPDSEHGVQSLLERTWPESTKVWIVTAVSGGYSMEEIESERQAAMELHERIGKKLQQAGLSYTSIIGMGDPRSVILSEAEAWEVDCIVIGARSMTPYQRTLLGSVSAAVAARSRCTVEVSRL from the coding sequence ATGAAAATCTTAATCGCCTATGATGGTTCGGCAGATGCCGAACGTGCTATTGCCGGATTACAACGAGCAGGGCTTCCTACCGAAGCCGAAGCAATCATCATTTCTGTTATTGAGCCATGGCACAACGCTCCAGAATTTGATTGCACACTGCAAGCACTTCCAATGCTTCAACAAGCCTTCCCAAAATGGGAAGCACACGCTGAACTTCGTCGTGGCACGCCTTCCCGTGAGGTCCTTTTATTCGCCCAAGAATGGAAGCCCGATCTGATTGTTCTTGGTTCACAGGGGCTTTCGCGGCGGCCCGATTTGGCGATTGGAAGCGTCTCGCAGCAAATCCTGACAGCAGCGGCAACATCGGTTCGGGTTGTTAAAGGCGAGGTTCGCGATAGTGATTATCCCGTGCGGTTGTTGCTTGCGGTTGATGGCTCGCCTGATAGTGAGCATGGGGTGCAATCCTTGCTGGAACGAACATGGCCAGAATCCACAAAAGTCTGGATTGTAACCGCTGTTTCTGGTGGATACTCAATGGAAGAAATAGAAAGCGAACGCCAGGCTGCAATGGAATTGCATGAGCGTATTGGGAAGAAATTGCAGCAGGCTGGGCTATCCTATACATCTATCATTGGCATGGGGGATCCGCGTAGCGTGATCCTTTCCGAAGCAGAAGCATGGGAAGTTGATTGCATCGTTATCGGTGCCCGTAGCATGACCCCTTACCAACGGACGTTACTGGGAAGTGTCTCGGCAGCGGTGGCCGCGCGTTCACGATGCACGGTTGAAGTGAGCCGTTTATGA
- a CDS encoding FAD-binding protein: MKPVPTEAIRQLAAAVGPEHVIVQPDELIVYECDAYTLERNAPQAVVLPATTEEVAAVVRICANHGLPIIPRGAGTSLSGTVLAVDGGVVMATTRMNRVLSVDPRNRRAVVEPGCVNIWVTRAAQEFGLYYAPDPSSQMACTIGGNIATNSGGPHTLKYGVTTNHILGFEMVLPDGEIVWLGTEIDGGEDVDGPDLRGAAIGSEGMFGIVTRALLRLTRLPQEYRTMLAIFETVEDASRAVSQIIASGIVPAALEMMEGIIIQAVEERYRFGFPLDAGAVLIIELDGLHPGLRRQAEQAIAFCTGNGARKVRQANTPHERAELWKCRKRAFGAVGKLSPNFMTHDGVVPRSKLPEMMRFISTVAERYGMQIPNVFHAGDGNLHPLILYDERNPEQIRQAIAASHEILRKCIQLGGTVTGEHGIGVEKIDFMAEQFTPDDLDAMRMLRTVFDPEGRCNPHKMFPGAMRCADFFQRKQIPA; this comes from the coding sequence ATGAAACCGGTCCCCACTGAAGCTATTCGGCAACTTGCGGCGGCTGTCGGTCCTGAGCACGTGATCGTTCAGCCCGACGAGCTGATCGTTTATGAGTGCGATGCCTACACGCTGGAGCGGAACGCCCCGCAAGCAGTGGTGCTTCCGGCAACAACGGAAGAAGTTGCGGCGGTGGTTCGCATCTGCGCAAACCACGGGCTTCCAATCATTCCTCGCGGTGCCGGAACCTCGCTCAGCGGAACGGTGCTGGCCGTTGATGGCGGGGTGGTGATGGCCACCACCCGAATGAACCGTGTCCTTTCGGTGGACCCACGCAACCGCCGCGCAGTTGTTGAGCCAGGGTGTGTGAACATCTGGGTGACAAGGGCCGCGCAAGAATTTGGGTTGTATTACGCCCCCGACCCCAGCAGCCAAATGGCCTGCACCATCGGCGGGAACATCGCCACCAACTCCGGCGGCCCACACACCCTGAAGTATGGTGTCACCACCAACCATATCCTTGGATTCGAGATGGTCCTGCCCGATGGAGAAATCGTTTGGCTGGGAACCGAGATAGATGGCGGCGAAGATGTTGATGGCCCCGATCTGCGCGGCGCAGCAATCGGAAGCGAAGGGATGTTTGGGATTGTCACGCGGGCATTGCTGCGGCTGACGCGATTGCCCCAAGAGTACCGCACCATGCTTGCCATTTTTGAAACCGTCGAGGATGCAAGCCGCGCCGTCAGCCAAATTATTGCCAGCGGAATCGTGCCGGCAGCGTTGGAGATGATGGAGGGCATTATCATCCAAGCCGTGGAGGAACGCTACCGATTCGGGTTCCCGCTGGATGCCGGGGCGGTGCTGATTATCGAGCTGGATGGCCTGCACCCAGGGCTTCGCCGCCAAGCCGAGCAAGCAATCGCCTTCTGCACGGGGAACGGCGCGCGCAAAGTCCGCCAAGCCAACACCCCGCACGAACGCGCCGAACTGTGGAAATGCCGCAAACGCGCATTCGGCGCGGTTGGCAAACTCAGCCCCAATTTTATGACCCACGATGGCGTTGTCCCCCGGTCCAAATTGCCGGAGATGATGCGGTTTATCAGCACCGTTGCCGAACGCTACGGGATGCAGATTCCGAACGTCTTCCATGCCGGCGATGGCAACCTCCATCCGCTGATTTTGTACGACGAACGCAACCCTGAGCAAATCCGGCAGGCAATCGCTGCCAGCCATGAAATCTTGCGGAAATGCATCCAGCTTGGCGGAACCGTCACCGGCGAGCATGGAATCGGCGTGGAGAAAATTGATTTTATGGCCGAGCAATTCACCCCCGATGACCTGGATGCCATGCGAATGCTCCGCACGGTGTTCGACCCCGAAGGGAGATGCAACCCCCATAAAATGTTCCCCGGCGCAATGCGTTGCGCCGATTTTTTCCAACGGAAGCAAATTCCCGCATGA
- a CDS encoding FAD-binding oxidoreductase has product MIPQPISIEQLASSLRNAAATGAQIVGWDLSLLPRSILHRADDLTVTVSSNVTLAELQLALAPHRQWLPIDPPATTSPTIEQIISSNLSGSRRYGYGTIREQSIGITVMLPDGRVIRSGGQVVKNVAGFDLCKLFVGSQGIIGIILEATFKLRPLPESEKLFVREFRTLSEADAFIAQILQSPVTPILLDLHNCNDAGSWNIVIGFAGASEDVAWQADILDSIGRFRECDGGYIDSAIQRIPEIHRANSVLPSQLCAAIASLPNIPILAHAGNGVFRNGTAGQKSSNANANLLRRLVQKFDPAGVFRIGNSDTE; this is encoded by the coding sequence ATGATACCGCAGCCAATTTCCATCGAACAGCTTGCCAGCAGCTTGCGAAACGCGGCAGCAACCGGCGCGCAGATCGTTGGTTGGGATTTGTCGCTGCTCCCCCGCTCCATCCTGCACCGTGCCGACGACCTAACGGTGACGGTTTCATCGAACGTCACGTTGGCCGAACTACAGTTGGCACTGGCCCCGCACCGGCAATGGCTTCCGATTGACCCACCGGCAACAACATCGCCAACAATCGAGCAAATAATTTCCAGCAATCTAAGCGGTTCGCGCCGCTACGGCTACGGAACCATTCGGGAACAGAGTATCGGCATCACCGTGATGCTGCCGGATGGGCGGGTGATACGCTCGGGAGGCCAGGTCGTGAAAAATGTGGCGGGGTTTGACCTTTGCAAGCTGTTTGTTGGAAGCCAGGGAATAATCGGGATAATTCTTGAAGCCACCTTCAAGCTGCGCCCGTTGCCGGAATCCGAAAAATTGTTCGTGCGGGAATTTCGCACCCTTTCCGAAGCGGATGCCTTCATCGCTCAAATACTCCAATCCCCCGTCACCCCAATATTGCTCGATCTGCACAACTGCAACGATGCCGGAAGCTGGAATATTGTTATCGGTTTTGCGGGGGCAAGCGAGGATGTGGCGTGGCAAGCGGATATTCTGGATTCCATCGGCCGATTTCGGGAATGCGACGGCGGATATATTGATTCGGCAATTCAGAGAATTCCGGAAATACATAGGGCGAACTCCGTTCTTCCCTCGCAATTATGCGCGGCGATTGCATCCCTGCCAAACATCCCGATCCTTGCCCATGCCGGGAATGGAGTTTTTCGCAACGGAACAGCGGGGCAAAAAAGCTCCAACGCCAACGCGAATCTTCTCCGACGATTAGTCCAGAAATTTGACCCAGCTGGGGTGTTTCGCATTGGAAATTCAGACACAGAGTAG
- a CDS encoding (Fe-S)-binding protein: protein MNPAPIPPFLDREKSDACIHCGLCLQACPTFLETGNENDSPRGRIHLMRGLDDGRFPLTNGIANHIDRCLGCRACEAVCPSGVEYGAMIERTREIIRQHRTMPLPKRLLQRVVVERLLISPTALRLSTVSARWMQRIGGMALLPQRLRAMAALLPPKSSNNTAEKITRQGVREKKIATGIMGGCVASVLFPETNRATISAAQACGYQITADSGSACCGAIHAHSGNMEQARARAQAMIAFFERAEVDVVLVHAAGCGSTMKEYPQLFNGNPQWHARAEQFSSKVRDVTEILHELPDDFNKKATNHPRTTYHDACHLCHAQNIAEQPRTLLRSILGENFVELPEADICCGSAGSYNITQPELAQRLGARKAKNILATEATVVVAANIGCIMQIRASLSAAGANGVRVVHIADWVMEFGQ, encoded by the coding sequence ATGAATCCGGCCCCGATTCCGCCATTTCTTGATCGGGAAAAATCGGATGCTTGCATCCATTGCGGGCTATGTTTGCAAGCGTGTCCAACATTTTTAGAAACGGGAAACGAGAACGATTCCCCGCGCGGGCGCATCCATTTAATGCGCGGATTGGACGATGGCAGATTTCCGCTCACCAATGGCATTGCCAACCACATTGACCGCTGTTTGGGTTGCCGTGCCTGCGAAGCGGTTTGCCCAAGCGGAGTGGAATATGGAGCGATGATAGAAAGAACTCGCGAAATTATTCGCCAGCACCGCACCATGCCGCTGCCAAAACGATTGCTGCAACGCGTCGTGGTGGAACGGCTGCTTATTTCGCCAACGGCGTTGCGGTTATCCACCGTTTCAGCACGGTGGATGCAGCGGATTGGGGGAATGGCATTGCTTCCGCAACGACTACGCGCAATGGCTGCATTGCTCCCACCAAAATCCAGCAATAACACGGCAGAAAAAATTACCAGGCAAGGGGTACGTGAAAAGAAAATTGCGACAGGAATAATGGGTGGATGCGTTGCCAGCGTGCTATTTCCTGAGACAAATCGCGCCACAATTTCGGCGGCGCAAGCGTGTGGCTATCAGATAACTGCTGATTCGGGGAGTGCCTGCTGCGGGGCAATTCATGCACACTCTGGAAATATGGAGCAGGCAAGAGCCCGCGCACAAGCAATGATCGCTTTTTTTGAGCGCGCTGAGGTTGATGTTGTTCTTGTACATGCCGCCGGGTGTGGCTCAACGATGAAGGAATATCCTCAATTATTCAACGGCAACCCGCAGTGGCACGCACGCGCCGAACAATTCAGCAGCAAGGTGCGGGATGTAACGGAGATATTGCACGAACTGCCGGATGATTTCAACAAAAAGGCAACGAACCACCCGCGCACGACCTACCACGATGCCTGCCATTTATGTCACGCGCAGAATATCGCCGAACAGCCGCGCACATTGCTGCGGAGCATTCTTGGCGAAAACTTTGTTGAGCTTCCCGAAGCAGATATTTGTTGCGGCAGCGCGGGAAGCTACAACATCACCCAGCCAGAGCTTGCGCAGCGGCTTGGCGCACGGAAAGCAAAAAATATTCTTGCAACCGAAGCAACGGTGGTGGTGGCGGCAAATATTGGGTGCATCATGCAGATTCGTGCAAGCCTTTCGGCTGCCGGGGCCAACGGTGTTAGGGTGGTTCACATTGCCGATTGGGTGATGGAGTTCGGCCAATAA
- a CDS encoding Hsp20/alpha crystallin family protein: MDNFNITINDDDTPQGNNQNNRQSNQDEPTFDAFRKNIADQLKKAAEEVERVTTQWKTGSWPSVRTRINELWKGLAENETGSWSPQIEIREEPNAYVIYLDAPGMQRGDVEVEISDDALILKGERKMEPTEEGKRILMTERGYGAFARTLPLPEDANREEVSATFKEGVLEIRFGRVQVQKNRRIIDVQ; the protein is encoded by the coding sequence ATGGATAACTTCAACATCACCATCAACGACGACGATACCCCGCAAGGGAACAACCAGAACAACCGCCAATCGAACCAGGACGAGCCAACGTTCGATGCCTTCCGCAAAAACATTGCGGACCAGCTGAAAAAAGCTGCCGAGGAAGTGGAACGCGTCACCACACAATGGAAAACCGGAAGCTGGCCAAGCGTCCGCACGCGAATCAACGAGCTTTGGAAAGGATTGGCGGAGAACGAAACCGGAAGCTGGAGCCCGCAGATTGAAATCCGTGAAGAACCAAACGCCTACGTTATCTACCTTGATGCCCCGGGGATGCAGCGTGGCGATGTGGAAGTTGAAATCAGCGACGACGCGCTGATCCTGAAAGGGGAGCGGAAGATGGAACCAACGGAAGAAGGGAAGCGAATTTTGATGACCGAACGGGGCTACGGGGCGTTCGCCCGCACGCTTCCGCTGCCGGAGGATGCCAACCGCGAGGAGGTTTCGGCAACGTTCAAGGAAGGGGTGTTGGAGATTCGTTTTGGGCGGGTTCAGGTCCAGAAAAATCGCCGGATTATTGACGTTCAGTAG
- a CDS encoding ATP-grasp domain-containing protein: MDNRPAVLCVVGALFGRPFLIEAKRLGWRVFLLTEEKYLKEAWPRESIDDIYAVPDLFDEKVVRNVVCYLMRTQKFDKIVGLGEFDIEVAAALREHTRIPGMGETTARYFRDKLAMRKKAEEEGIPVPEFTRILNHDEIREYFQNTTGPWMLKPRMGASAMKITKIFNPDEIWPKLNELGDKQSHYLLERFIPGDLYHVDSLVSDDKVVFASCSKYGMPMLDLNTSGGIFTSRMLEKGSEDEKALQAVNKKVIKGLGLKWGCTHIEYIKGKDDGKFYFLEAGARVGGARIPDIIWHSTGICLWHEWAKIELLPKGEKYKLPTPNKEYGAGIFTLARQEEPNMAAYTDPEVAWIQKKKHYAGMILKSPDPKRLEEILAMYYPRFAQDFLAHVPMA, from the coding sequence ATGGATAACCGTCCTGCAGTACTCTGTGTCGTGGGCGCGCTGTTCGGGCGCCCGTTCCTGATTGAAGCAAAACGGCTTGGCTGGCGAGTTTTTTTGCTAACCGAGGAGAAATATTTGAAGGAAGCCTGGCCGCGAGAATCCATTGATGATATCTACGCCGTCCCCGATTTATTCGACGAGAAAGTTGTTCGCAACGTGGTCTGCTATCTGATGCGGACGCAGAAATTCGACAAAATTGTTGGGCTTGGCGAGTTCGACATCGAGGTGGCCGCTGCTTTGCGCGAACACACCCGTATCCCAGGAATGGGGGAGACCACGGCGCGGTATTTCCGCGATAAATTGGCCATGCGGAAAAAAGCGGAGGAGGAAGGAATCCCTGTTCCAGAATTCACCCGAATTTTGAACCACGACGAAATTCGTGAGTATTTCCAGAACACCACCGGGCCATGGATGCTGAAGCCACGAATGGGCGCTTCGGCGATGAAGATCACAAAAATCTTCAACCCAGATGAAATTTGGCCAAAGCTGAACGAGCTTGGCGATAAGCAATCCCATTATTTGCTGGAGCGTTTTATCCCCGGCGACCTGTACCACGTTGATTCGCTGGTATCGGATGATAAAGTGGTGTTTGCAAGCTGCTCAAAATATGGCATGCCAATGCTGGACCTGAACACCTCCGGCGGCATTTTCACTTCTCGAATGTTGGAAAAAGGGAGCGAAGACGAAAAAGCGTTGCAGGCAGTCAACAAAAAAGTGATAAAAGGGTTGGGGCTGAAATGGGGATGCACTCATATTGAGTACATCAAGGGGAAGGATGATGGAAAATTCTACTTCCTTGAAGCGGGTGCGCGCGTTGGCGGTGCAAGAATCCCCGATATTATCTGGCACTCCACCGGAATTTGCTTGTGGCACGAATGGGCAAAAATTGAATTGCTGCCAAAAGGAGAGAAGTATAAACTGCCAACGCCCAACAAAGAATACGGAGCCGGAATCTTCACGCTGGCACGCCAAGAAGAACCGAACATGGCCGCCTACACCGATCCCGAAGTGGCGTGGATCCAGAAGAAAAAACATTACGCTGGAATGATCCTGAAATCGCCCGATCCCAAGCGGTTGGAGGAAATCCTTGCAATGTATTATCCCCGGTTTGCGCAAGATTTCTTGGCGCACGTGCCAATGGCGTAA
- a CDS encoding MmcQ/YjbR family DNA-binding protein, giving the protein MTFDTFRSYCLAKPHTDESMPFDNQTLVFKVAGKMFALASTDSLPLSVNLKCKPELALDLRERYESVRPGYHMNKKHWNTVVMNGEIPTREIRQMIDHSYDLVVSGLPQKVRKELFPPQ; this is encoded by the coding sequence ATGACCTTCGACACCTTCCGCAGCTACTGCTTGGCCAAGCCGCACACGGACGAAAGTATGCCGTTCGATAACCAAACGCTGGTGTTCAAGGTTGCCGGGAAGATGTTCGCCCTTGCCAGCACCGATAGCTTGCCGTTGAGCGTGAACCTAAAATGCAAGCCAGAGCTGGCGTTGGACCTGCGCGAGCGGTACGAATCTGTCCGCCCGGGTTATCACATGAACAAAAAGCATTGGAACACAGTGGTGATGAATGGCGAAATTCCCACCCGTGAAATCCGCCAAATGATTGACCACTCCTACGATTTAGTGGTTTCCGGATTGCCGCAAAAGGTCCGCAAGGAGCTTTTCCCCCCGCAGTAA